The Paraburkholderia fungorum genome window below encodes:
- a CDS encoding ABC transporter ATP-binding protein, producing the protein MDRIQIERLSKSYGPVQVLKDIDIRVPEGCFVALIGPSGCGKSTLLRTIAGLERSTGGTLRIDGKVVNDMPPRKRDVAMVFQSYALYPHMNIEKNMSYSLRLRGTAPQAIRECIDGVARTLGLEHLLARMPRQLSGGQRQRVAMGRAIVRNPKVFLFDEPLSNLDAALRVHMRSEIRKLHERLKATSVYVTHDQIEAMTMADHVVVLRAGQVEQQGAPLDLYHRPANKFVAGFIGSPSMNFIEAVIGPDGRRAQFGGAQPQTLDLGPGRRLPAGTAVWLGLRPEHLHIHAGGRGFSAVIDSVETTGSMTFASLRVDGVESLVLVSHAGVSAIRSGEAVSLDIASDHIHVFDRKTEQAL; encoded by the coding sequence GTGGATCGAATTCAGATCGAGCGTCTGAGCAAGAGTTACGGACCCGTGCAGGTGTTGAAAGACATCGATATCCGCGTGCCGGAAGGATGTTTTGTCGCGCTGATCGGGCCATCGGGGTGTGGCAAGTCGACCTTGCTGCGCACGATTGCCGGACTCGAACGGAGTACCGGCGGCACGTTGCGGATCGACGGCAAGGTGGTGAACGACATGCCGCCGCGTAAGCGCGACGTCGCGATGGTGTTCCAGAGCTATGCGCTATATCCGCATATGAACATCGAGAAGAATATGTCGTATTCGCTGCGGTTAAGAGGCACTGCGCCGCAGGCGATTCGCGAATGCATCGATGGAGTGGCGCGCACGCTGGGGCTGGAGCATCTGCTCGCACGCATGCCGCGTCAACTGTCGGGCGGACAGCGGCAGCGGGTCGCAATGGGACGCGCAATCGTGCGCAATCCCAAGGTGTTTCTTTTCGACGAACCGTTGTCCAATCTCGATGCCGCGCTGCGCGTGCATATGCGATCCGAAATTCGCAAGCTGCATGAGCGGCTCAAGGCGACGTCGGTGTACGTTACGCACGACCAGATCGAAGCAATGACGATGGCCGATCATGTCGTCGTGTTGCGCGCGGGGCAGGTCGAACAGCAGGGCGCACCGCTGGACCTGTATCACCGTCCGGCGAACAAGTTTGTTGCAGGCTTTATCGGCTCGCCATCGATGAACTTCATCGAAGCCGTGATCGGCCCCGATGGCCGTCGCGCGCAGTTCGGCGGCGCGCAGCCGCAGACGCTCGACCTCGGCCCTGGCCGTAGGCTGCCTGCGGGCACTGCAGTGTGGCTCGGTTTGCGTCCCGAGCATCTGCATATTCATGCTGGTGGCAGAGGCTTCAGCGCCGTGATCGACAGCGTGGAAACGACGGGGTCGATGACCTTTGCGTCCCTTCGTGTCGACGGTGTCGAATCGCTCGTGCTGGTTTCGCATGCGGGCGTTTCGGCCATACGAAGTGGCGAGGCTGTGAGTCTCGACATCGCCAGCGACCACATTCACGTCTTCGACCGGAAGACGGAGCAGGCGCTGTAG
- a CDS encoding BON domain-containing protein: MKKAIATTLALLIAGTIAPVAVADTDSSMSDGQLAHAVRVSAARSGVSLSHVFVFARSGQVTLIGWVPERTQVALAERSATSVDGVTSVNNLLSRGR; encoded by the coding sequence GTGAAAAAAGCTATTGCAACCACTCTCGCGTTATTGATTGCCGGCACCATTGCGCCGGTCGCCGTTGCCGACACCGATTCGTCGATGAGCGATGGGCAACTCGCGCACGCCGTCCGCGTTTCAGCGGCGCGTAGCGGCGTAAGTCTGTCTCATGTGTTTGTCTTTGCGCGCTCGGGACAGGTCACGCTGATCGGCTGGGTCCCTGAGCGCACCCAGGTCGCGCTGGCTGAACGCAGTGCCACCTCGGTGGATGGCGTGACGTCGGTAAACAACCTGCTTTCTCGTGGACGTTGA
- a CDS encoding carbohydrate ABC transporter permease, giving the protein MNTLMRRFPRANAFEISLAVFALLYLLIFAGLPLIYNIVLSFQQVDLMEPATLLRPFVGLANYRDVFGRPEARQVLVNTVLFVGLSLTFQIIIGFLLALLFAQDFPFASAMRGLFLAGWIMPGLVVGVIWKLIFAGDYGVLNHVLMQTHLLNEKIFWLSDPAWSLYAVILANVWLGVPFNMLLLSVGLAAIPADLYEAAELDGANPLQRFVGITLPMMKATLGAVIALGAIMTMQQFDLIAALTQGGPANSSQVAQFWSWQLSLQTFEVSAGSAVATLMLLLVLVVAVIYVRSTRNERMV; this is encoded by the coding sequence ATGAACACATTAATGCGCCGCTTCCCGCGCGCCAATGCTTTTGAAATATCGCTGGCGGTGTTCGCACTGCTGTATCTGCTGATATTCGCGGGGTTGCCGCTTATCTACAACATCGTGTTGTCGTTCCAGCAGGTCGACCTGATGGAGCCCGCCACGCTGTTGCGGCCATTTGTCGGACTCGCCAATTATCGCGATGTGTTCGGGCGGCCCGAAGCGCGCCAGGTACTCGTTAATACAGTGTTGTTCGTCGGTTTGTCGTTGACGTTCCAGATCATCATCGGCTTTCTGCTGGCGTTGCTGTTTGCGCAGGATTTTCCGTTTGCTAGTGCAATGCGTGGCCTGTTTCTCGCGGGCTGGATCATGCCGGGTTTAGTAGTCGGTGTGATCTGGAAACTGATTTTCGCGGGCGATTACGGCGTGCTGAATCATGTGCTGATGCAAACGCATCTGCTGAACGAGAAGATCTTCTGGTTATCGGACCCGGCCTGGTCGCTGTACGCGGTGATTCTTGCGAACGTATGGCTCGGCGTGCCGTTCAACATGCTGCTGTTGTCGGTCGGCCTTGCCGCGATTCCCGCCGATCTGTATGAAGCGGCCGAACTCGACGGCGCGAACCCATTGCAGCGCTTTGTCGGCATCACCCTGCCGATGATGAAGGCTACGCTCGGCGCAGTCATCGCACTCGGCGCAATCATGACGATGCAGCAATTCGATCTGATCGCCGCGTTGACGCAAGGCGGCCCAGCCAACTCGTCGCAAGTGGCGCAGTTCTGGTCGTGGCAGTTGTCGCTGCAAACGTTCGAGGTGTCGGCGGGCTCTGCGGTCGCTACGTTGATGTTGTTGCTGGTGCTGGTGGTCGCGGTGATTTACGTACGCTCGACCCGCAACGAAAGGATGGTCTGA
- a CDS encoding carbohydrate ABC transporter permease, translating into MKRYILFVIALCVTAVYMFPLYWMYITVFKSASEMFQYPPTFWPQHPESHLWQVFTERGMGNFLWNSLVTACGTVAVTVFVGTGAAYALAFVQNRWTSFAIFTVLVLQALPSSLMVTPIFTAFKALGLLETPRLAVVIAQITKTLPFYIVLCRPSFVQVPRELRDAALVDGASPMRAFFGVILPLAVNGILVSAILVFLQSFGEYVYARSLILDDQYQTATVGLSAFVGATRIDWIGIMTYSAIFVTPILVAFMLLQRRIVAGLTAGALK; encoded by the coding sequence ATGAAGCGCTACATCCTTTTTGTGATCGCGTTGTGCGTGACGGCGGTCTACATGTTCCCGCTGTACTGGATGTACATCACCGTGTTCAAGAGCGCCAGCGAGATGTTCCAGTATCCGCCGACGTTCTGGCCGCAGCATCCCGAATCGCATTTGTGGCAGGTGTTCACCGAGCGGGGCATGGGCAACTTCCTGTGGAATTCGCTCGTGACCGCATGCGGCACGGTGGCCGTGACGGTTTTCGTCGGTACAGGTGCCGCTTATGCGCTGGCCTTCGTGCAGAACCGCTGGACCAGCTTTGCGATTTTCACGGTACTGGTTTTGCAGGCACTCCCTTCGAGCCTGATGGTGACGCCGATCTTCACCGCGTTCAAGGCGCTCGGGTTGCTGGAGACGCCGCGCCTTGCGGTAGTGATCGCGCAGATCACGAAGACGTTGCCGTTCTACATCGTGCTGTGCCGTCCGAGCTTCGTGCAGGTGCCGCGTGAGTTGCGCGATGCCGCGCTGGTCGATGGTGCGTCGCCGATGCGCGCGTTCTTCGGCGTGATCTTGCCGCTCGCCGTGAACGGCATTCTCGTGTCGGCGATTCTGGTGTTCCTGCAATCGTTCGGCGAGTATGTGTACGCCCGTTCGCTGATTCTCGACGACCAGTATCAGACCGCGACGGTGGGGTTGTCCGCGTTCGTCGGTGCGACCAGGATCGACTGGATCGGCATCATGACCTACTCGGCCATTTTCGTCACGCCGATCCTGGTCGCGTTCATGTTGTTGCAACGCAGGATCGTCGCCGGCCTGACCGCTGGCGCGCTCAAGTAA
- the yicI gene encoding alpha-xylosidase — MKISDGNWLIRDGLNVLYSAALHSVEALGDELLVHAAPRDVSSRERQLDTGLLTWRFFSPQSGVIGVKVEHFRGTRDIGPHFQLNRVDGPVTTRNTDDEATLTSGSLSVRIAKSGDWSVDFLRDGQRITGSGFRGAGHVSDANQGDAPFMFERLDLGVGENVYGLGERFTAFVKNGQVVESWNRDGGTGTEQAYKNVPFYLTNRGYGVLVNHPENVSFEIASEKVAKMQFSVAGEKLEYYVIDGPTPKEVLERFTRLTGRPALPPAWSFGLWLTTSFTTNYDEATVNHFIDGMAERGIPLHVFHFDCFWMKAFHWCDFEWNRETFPDPRAMLARLKARGLKICLWINPYIAQPSPLFAEGMEKGYLLRKPNGDVWQWNRWQPGQGIVDFTNPAAAQWYAGHLRRLLEMGVDCFKTDFGERIPTDVVYHDGSDPQKMHNYYSYLYNKVVFDVLREVRGEGEAVVFARSGTVGSQQLPVHWGGDCSATYESMAETLRGGLSLGLSGFGFWSHDIGGFEHTAPADVYKRWCAFGLLSSHSRLHGSKSYRVPWLFDDEAVDVVRHFTEWKSRLMPYLFDAAKQAVDHGTPMLRAMLLEFPDDPACDYLDRQYVLGDSLLVAPVFNAVGDVDFYLPAGRWTHLFSGEQVEGGRWLRERHGFMSLPLFVRPNTLLALGTENQRPDYDYAKQSELHLFELCDGKTATVTLRDLGGAAVTHVSVTRQGDTLRIRRDGVPAPLPLVLRQWNSLRDAGGLPTKSGEAGVSITLPAGEGDVTVHV; from the coding sequence ATGAAAATCAGCGATGGCAACTGGTTGATCCGCGACGGCCTGAATGTGCTGTACTCGGCTGCACTGCACAGTGTGGAAGCGCTCGGTGACGAACTACTCGTTCACGCCGCGCCGCGCGACGTATCGAGCCGCGAGCGGCAACTCGATACCGGCTTGCTCACGTGGCGTTTCTTTTCGCCGCAAAGCGGCGTGATTGGCGTGAAGGTCGAACATTTTCGTGGCACGCGAGATATCGGCCCACATTTCCAGCTCAATCGCGTAGATGGGCCTGTCACCACGCGCAATACCGACGACGAAGCCACGCTCACCAGCGGCTCTCTCAGCGTACGCATTGCAAAGTCGGGCGATTGGTCAGTAGATTTTCTGCGCGACGGTCAACGCATTACAGGTAGCGGCTTTCGCGGCGCGGGTCATGTCAGCGATGCAAATCAGGGCGACGCGCCGTTCATGTTCGAGCGGCTCGATCTCGGTGTCGGCGAAAACGTTTATGGACTGGGCGAGCGCTTTACCGCGTTCGTGAAGAACGGGCAGGTGGTCGAGAGCTGGAATCGCGATGGCGGTACGGGCACCGAACAGGCCTATAAAAACGTGCCGTTCTACTTGACCAATCGCGGGTACGGCGTGCTGGTGAATCACCCCGAAAACGTCTCGTTTGAGATAGCCAGCGAAAAAGTGGCGAAGATGCAATTCAGCGTCGCCGGTGAAAAACTGGAGTACTACGTGATCGACGGGCCGACGCCGAAGGAAGTGCTGGAGCGCTTCACGCGTCTGACCGGCCGTCCCGCGCTACCACCGGCGTGGTCGTTCGGTCTGTGGCTCACCACGTCGTTCACGACGAATTACGACGAAGCCACGGTGAATCATTTCATCGACGGTATGGCGGAGCGTGGCATTCCGTTGCACGTATTCCATTTCGACTGTTTCTGGATGAAGGCTTTCCACTGGTGCGACTTCGAGTGGAACCGTGAGACGTTCCCTGATCCGCGGGCGATGCTGGCACGGCTCAAGGCGCGTGGTCTGAAGATCTGCTTGTGGATCAACCCGTATATCGCGCAGCCGTCGCCGCTGTTTGCGGAAGGCATGGAGAAAGGCTATTTGTTGCGCAAGCCGAATGGTGACGTGTGGCAGTGGAACCGCTGGCAACCTGGCCAGGGCATTGTCGACTTCACGAATCCGGCTGCTGCGCAATGGTATGCGGGACATTTGCGACGCCTGCTGGAAATGGGCGTGGACTGTTTCAAGACCGATTTCGGCGAGCGGATTCCGACCGACGTCGTGTACCACGACGGCTCCGATCCGCAGAAGATGCACAACTACTATAGCTACCTGTACAACAAGGTGGTGTTCGACGTATTGCGAGAAGTGCGCGGCGAAGGCGAAGCTGTTGTGTTCGCGCGCTCGGGCACGGTCGGCAGCCAGCAATTGCCGGTGCATTGGGGTGGCGATTGCAGCGCGACTTACGAATCGATGGCGGAGACGTTGCGCGGCGGCCTGTCGCTTGGACTCAGCGGCTTCGGCTTCTGGAGCCACGATATTGGCGGCTTCGAGCACACCGCGCCAGCCGATGTTTATAAGCGCTGGTGCGCGTTCGGATTGTTGTCGAGCCACAGCCGTTTGCATGGCAGCAAGTCGTATCGCGTTCCATGGTTGTTCGACGACGAAGCGGTCGACGTGGTGCGGCATTTCACCGAGTGGAAATCGCGCTTGATGCCATATCTGTTTGACGCCGCAAAGCAGGCCGTCGATCACGGCACGCCCATGTTGCGCGCCATGCTGCTGGAGTTTCCCGACGATCCCGCGTGCGATTACCTGGACCGTCAATACGTGCTTGGAGATTCGTTGCTGGTTGCGCCGGTTTTCAACGCAGTCGGCGACGTGGATTTCTATCTGCCCGCAGGACGCTGGACGCATCTGTTCAGCGGCGAGCAGGTCGAGGGCGGCCGCTGGCTGCGCGAACGGCACGGGTTCATGAGCCTGCCGCTGTTCGTGCGGCCCAACACGCTACTGGCACTCGGTACTGAAAATCAGCGTCCCGATTACGACTATGCAAAGCAAAGCGAACTGCATCTGTTCGAACTTTGCGACGGCAAAACCGCTACGGTGACGTTGCGCGATCTTGGCGGCGCAGCTGTCACGCATGTCAGCGTGACGCGTCAAGGCGATACGTTGCGAATTCGGCGCGATGGGGTGCCGGCTCCGTTGCCGCTGGTGTTGCGTCAGTGGAATAGCTTGCGGGATGCCGGCGGATTGCCGACGAAGAGTGGCGAGGCAGGTGTGAGCATTACTTTGCCCGCAGGTGAAGGAGACGTGACGGTCCACGTTTAA